In Anaeromyxobacter sp., the following proteins share a genomic window:
- a CDS encoding S1/P1 nuclease, with translation MRRLLPLLALAAQLGPGPARAWNDEGHELVGALAERRLGPEASALVRELLGDGHLSDHEVAVWADDHRTRANAPNHWVDIPFEAGRYDAARDCPGGLCAVACIERAAEVLARDDDPGRRLEALRWLVHVVGDLHQPLHAAQGWRQGNLGGVRLPARAGSPPFDTNLHVVWDAVVVWPILAGRSPTEAAAALDAALDEASRRAWTADRSPADWAGESNRLARAVYQELGATPTRTERLLVPADYASRQRARAEAALVKAGLRLAALLDRIAQERLRLAPLAGPPARAAPAAPRAAPLGP, from the coding sequence GTGCGCCGCCTCCTGCCGCTCCTCGCGCTGGCCGCCCAGCTCGGCCCCGGCCCGGCGCGGGCCTGGAACGACGAGGGGCACGAGCTGGTCGGGGCGCTGGCCGAGCGGCGGCTCGGGCCAGAGGCCAGCGCCCTGGTGCGCGAGCTGCTGGGCGACGGGCACCTCTCGGACCACGAGGTGGCGGTCTGGGCCGACGACCACCGGACGCGGGCCAACGCGCCCAACCACTGGGTGGACATCCCCTTCGAGGCCGGGCGCTACGACGCGGCGCGCGACTGCCCGGGGGGGCTGTGCGCCGTGGCCTGCATCGAGCGGGCGGCCGAGGTGCTGGCGCGCGACGACGACCCGGGGCGTCGCCTCGAGGCGCTGCGGTGGCTGGTCCACGTGGTGGGCGACCTGCACCAGCCGCTGCACGCTGCGCAGGGGTGGCGCCAGGGCAACCTGGGCGGCGTGCGCCTCCCGGCCAGGGCCGGCAGCCCACCCTTCGACACCAACCTGCACGTGGTCTGGGACGCGGTGGTGGTCTGGCCCATCCTGGCGGGGCGGTCGCCGACGGAGGCCGCCGCGGCGCTCGACGCCGCCCTCGACGAGGCCTCGCGCCGGGCCTGGACGGCCGACCGCTCGCCGGCGGACTGGGCGGGCGAATCGAACCGGCTGGCCCGCGCCGTCTACCAGGAGCTGGGCGCCACGCCGACCAGGACCGAGCGGCTCCTGGTGCCGGCGGACTACGCGTCCCGCCAGCGGGCGCGCGCCGAGGCCGCCCTCGTCAAGGCCGGCCTCCGGCTGGCGGCGCTGCTCGACCGGATCGCGCAGGAGCGGCTCCGCCTGGCGCCGCTGGCCGGCCCGCCGGCTCGCGCCGCGCCAGCCGCGCCGAGGGCCGCGCCCCTCGGCCCGTGA
- a CDS encoding TerB family tellurite resistance protein, translating into MTSQEREATLAIALMAALADGAQDAREQAELRRIASSLAPEAADRLDALVEEIRTGRLTPTIVAATLTSPEGRQAAFELAVGVCDADGAHGEAEARFLERLRDALGLDAAAAAAYRREAGALVSAPLGPRAGPAAGPAGRAAPDGAALDKTILDAAILNGALELLPQSLATLAIIPLQMRLVYRLGQAHGYELDAGHVKDFLATAGVGLASQYVEQVGRKLVGGLLGRLAGGLLGGLAGAATGSAVSFASTYALGQVAKRYYASGRTLTADAVRQAFQATLADGRALQQRYTGAIQEQARTVDVSKLASLVRG; encoded by the coding sequence ATGACCAGCCAGGAACGGGAAGCCACCCTCGCCATCGCCCTCATGGCCGCGCTCGCCGACGGCGCGCAGGACGCCCGCGAGCAGGCCGAGCTCCGGCGCATCGCCAGCTCGCTCGCCCCAGAGGCGGCCGACCGGCTGGACGCGCTGGTGGAGGAGATCCGGACCGGGCGCCTCACGCCCACCATCGTGGCCGCTACGCTGACCTCGCCGGAGGGCAGGCAGGCGGCCTTCGAGCTGGCGGTGGGCGTCTGCGACGCCGACGGCGCCCACGGCGAGGCCGAGGCGCGCTTCCTGGAGCGGCTGCGCGACGCCCTCGGGCTGGACGCCGCGGCGGCCGCGGCCTACCGGCGCGAGGCCGGGGCGCTGGTGTCGGCGCCGCTCGGGCCGCGGGCGGGCCCCGCCGCCGGGCCGGCCGGGCGGGCGGCGCCGGACGGCGCCGCGCTCGACAAGACCATCCTCGACGCCGCCATCCTCAACGGGGCGCTGGAGCTCCTGCCGCAGTCGCTGGCCACCCTGGCCATCATCCCGCTGCAGATGCGGCTGGTGTACCGGCTCGGCCAGGCCCACGGCTACGAGCTCGACGCCGGCCACGTGAAGGACTTCCTGGCCACCGCCGGCGTGGGGCTGGCGTCGCAGTACGTCGAGCAGGTGGGGCGCAAGCTGGTGGGTGGGCTGCTGGGCCGGCTGGCCGGCGGGCTGCTCGGCGGGCTGGCCGGCGCGGCCACCGGCTCGGCGGTCTCCTTCGCCTCCACCTACGCGCTGGGCCAGGTGGCGAAGCGCTACTACGCCAGCGGCCGCACCCTGACCGCGGACGCGGTGCGCCAGGCCTTCCAGGCCACCCTGGCCGACGGGCGGGCCCTGCAGCAGCGCTACACCGGGGCCATCCAGGAGCAGGCCCGCACGGTGGACGTGTCCAAGCTGGCCTCGCTGGTGCGCGGGTAG